In one window of Azotobacter salinestris DNA:
- a CDS encoding aldehyde dehydrogenase (NADP(+)): MPQIIGHNYIGGRRSAAGTIGHQSVDASTGELLPYAFFQATPEEVNAAAEAAAAAYPAYRALPATRRAELLEAIAAELDALGDDFVALVGRETALPAARIQGERGRTSSQMRLFAQVLRRGDFYGARIDRALPERQPLPRVDLRQCRIGLGPVAVFGASNFPLAFSTAGGDTAAALAAGCPVVFKAHSGHMATAACVADAIIRAAEKTGMPAGVFNMIYGNGVGEALVKHPAIQAVGFTGSLKGGRALCDMAAARPQPIPVFAEMSSINPVLLLPAALKQRGEQIARELAASVTLGCGQFCTNPGLIVGLRSAEFSAFLEAFAAAMADQGPQTMLNAGTLRSYEQGLAALHAHPKVRHLAGQKQEGRQARPQLFQADVALLLEGDALLQEEVFGPTSVVVEVADSAELIRALHGLHGQLTATLIAEPADLITFAAVVPVLEQKAGRLLVNGYPTGVEVCDAMVHGGPYPATSDARGTSVGSLAIDRFLRPVCYQNYPNELLPEALQNANPLGILRLVDGQPSREAL, from the coding sequence ATGCCCCAGATCATCGGTCACAACTACATCGGCGGTCGCCGCAGCGCGGCCGGCACCATCGGCCACCAGAGCGTCGACGCCAGCACCGGCGAACTCCTGCCATATGCTTTCTTCCAAGCGACCCCGGAAGAAGTGAACGCCGCCGCCGAGGCCGCCGCCGCTGCCTACCCGGCCTACCGCGCCCTGCCCGCCACCCGCCGCGCCGAGCTCCTCGAGGCCATCGCCGCCGAGCTCGACGCCCTCGGCGACGACTTCGTCGCCCTGGTCGGCCGCGAGACCGCCCTGCCCGCTGCGCGCATCCAGGGCGAGCGCGGCCGCACCAGCAGCCAGATGCGCCTGTTCGCCCAGGTCCTACGCCGCGGCGACTTTTACGGCGCGCGCATCGACCGTGCCCTGCCCGAGCGCCAGCCGCTGCCGCGGGTCGACCTGCGCCAGTGCCGCATCGGCCTCGGCCCGGTCGCCGTGTTCGGAGCCAGCAACTTCCCGCTGGCCTTCTCCACCGCCGGCGGCGACACCGCCGCGGCCCTGGCCGCCGGCTGCCCGGTGGTGTTCAAGGCGCACAGCGGCCACATGGCCACCGCCGCGTGCGTGGCCGACGCCATTATCCGCGCCGCCGAGAAGACCGGCATGCCCGCCGGGGTGTTCAACATGATCTACGGCAACGGCGTCGGCGAAGCGCTGGTCAAGCACCCGGCGATCCAGGCGGTGGGCTTCACCGGCTCGCTCAAGGGCGGCCGCGCCCTCTGCGACATGGCCGCCGCCCGGCCGCAGCCGATCCCGGTGTTCGCCGAGATGTCGAGCATCAACCCGGTGCTGCTGCTGCCCGCGGCCCTCAAGCAGCGCGGCGAGCAGATCGCCCGGGAGCTGGCCGCCTCGGTGACCCTGGGCTGCGGACAGTTCTGCACCAACCCCGGGCTGATCGTCGGCCTGCGCTCGGCGGAGTTCTCCGCCTTCCTGGAGGCCTTCGCCGCCGCCATGGCCGACCAGGGCCCGCAGACCATGCTCAACGCCGGCACCCTGAGAAGCTACGAGCAGGGCCTCGCCGCCCTACACGCCCACCCGAAGGTCAGGCACCTGGCCGGGCAAAAGCAGGAAGGCAGGCAGGCCCGGCCGCAGCTGTTCCAGGCCGACGTCGCCCTGCTGCTGGAGGGCGACGCGCTGCTCCAGGAGGAGGTCTTCGGGCCGACCAGCGTGGTCGTCGAGGTGGCCGACTCGGCCGAACTGATCCGCGCCCTGCACGGCCTGCACGGCCAGCTCACCGCCACCCTGATCGCCGAGCCGGCGGACCTCATCACCTTCGCCGCCGTGGTCCCGGTGCTCGAGCAGAAGGCCGGGCGCCTGCTGGTCAACGGCTACCCGACCGGGGTGGAGGTGTGCGACGCGATGGTCCACGGCGGCCCCTACCCGGCCACCTCGGACGCCCGCGGCACCTCGGTGGGCAGCCTGGCGATCGACCGTTTCCTGCGCCCGGTGTGCTACCAGAACTACCCGAACGAGCTGCTGCCGGAGGCGCTGCAGAACGCCAACCCGCTGGGCATCCTGCGCCTGGTCGACGGCCAGCCGAGTCGCGAGGCGCTCTGA